Proteins encoded within one genomic window of Phototrophicus methaneseepsis:
- the galE gene encoding UDP-glucose 4-epimerase GalE, translated as MKVLVTGGAGYIGSHVVEMLVEKGYEVVVFDNLSAGHRSAVHKDATLVVGDLLNKGDLEKLFAAHQFEGILHFASHILVGESMEKPFKYFNDNMAAIWNVLEFATANGVKRFILSSTAALFDDPERIPISEDEPLKPGSVYGETKYMAERTLMWMDRIYGLRYCALRYFNACGAHPNGHIGEDHHPESHLIPITLQVALGQRDSLAIYGSDYDTPDGTCVRDYVHVLDLAEAHILALEALGNGPSRVYNLGSGTGYSVKEVVEVARQVTGHAIPTVETERRPGDLPRLIADSTRIKRELGWAPEFDNLHVIIETAWNWHQKHPNGFEE; from the coding sequence ATGAAAGTTTTGGTCACAGGAGGCGCGGGATATATCGGCAGCCACGTTGTCGAAATGCTGGTGGAAAAAGGTTATGAAGTCGTCGTCTTTGATAATCTCTCCGCCGGGCACCGCAGCGCTGTCCACAAAGATGCTACCCTGGTCGTCGGCGACCTGCTCAATAAAGGTGACCTGGAAAAGCTGTTTGCCGCGCATCAGTTCGAAGGCATTTTGCACTTCGCCTCGCACATCCTCGTCGGCGAAAGTATGGAAAAGCCCTTTAAGTACTTCAACGATAATATGGCCGCGATCTGGAATGTGCTGGAATTCGCCACAGCCAACGGCGTTAAACGCTTCATTCTCTCCTCGACAGCCGCCTTATTCGATGATCCCGAACGCATCCCCATCAGCGAAGACGAGCCGCTGAAGCCGGGCAGCGTTTACGGTGAGACGAAATACATGGCCGAACGCACACTCATGTGGATGGATCGCATCTATGGCCTGCGTTACTGCGCTCTGCGTTACTTCAATGCCTGCGGCGCACACCCCAATGGCCATATTGGCGAAGACCATCACCCAGAATCCCACCTGATTCCGATCACGTTGCAGGTTGCCTTGGGCCAGCGTGACAGCCTCGCTATCTACGGAAGCGACTATGATACGCCGGATGGCACCTGCGTCCGTGATTATGTGCATGTGCTGGATCTGGCGGAGGCTCACATCCTGGCGCTAGAAGCGCTCGGCAATGGTCCCAGCCGCGTCTATAACCTGGGTAGTGGCACAGGATACAGCGTCAAGGAAGTTGTCGAAGTCGCTCGTCAGGTGACCGGGCATGCGATCCCAACTGTGGAGACAGAACGCCGCCCTGGTGACCTGCCCCGCCTCATCGCAGATAGCACACGTATCAAGCGTGAACTAGGATGGGCACCAGAATTTGATAACCTGCATGTCATCATTGAAACAGCCTGGAATTGGCACCAGAAGCATCCCAATGGCTTTGAAGAATAA
- a CDS encoding polyprenol monophosphomannose synthase, which yields MQKIFVVSPTYNERDNLPRLAAGLFALDNPGLEILVVDDNSPDGTAEVAEELREKYDEKVHVLRRKGPRGFAASYFDGFRLAAKMGADLIVQMDADLSHMPRHLAEMLDMLNRGNYDVVIGSRYVSGGGVDVDWPWHRKFLSGFANQVYTPAILSIPIHDTTSGFRVWRTESLMDMDIDRVQSNGYVFGVEMIYAAYRMGYRIGESPIYFPDRQYGNSKMSSSIAIEAALRVWQILFRYRRLTPAMRKKRFAPPVSETGL from the coding sequence ATGCAAAAGATATTCGTCGTAAGCCCGACTTACAATGAAAGAGATAACCTGCCGCGCTTAGCTGCCGGCTTATTTGCTCTCGATAATCCTGGCCTTGAAATCCTGGTTGTGGATGATAATTCCCCTGATGGCACGGCGGAAGTCGCGGAGGAACTGCGAGAGAAATATGACGAAAAAGTGCACGTGCTGCGCCGTAAAGGCCCGCGTGGCTTTGCTGCCTCTTATTTTGATGGCTTCCGTCTGGCTGCGAAGATGGGTGCTGATCTCATCGTACAGATGGATGCTGATCTCTCGCATATGCCGCGTCACCTCGCCGAAATGCTGGATATGCTCAATCGTGGCAATTATGATGTCGTCATTGGCTCGCGTTATGTCTCCGGTGGTGGCGTCGATGTCGATTGGCCCTGGCATCGTAAATTCTTATCGGGGTTTGCCAACCAGGTCTATACCCCTGCTATCCTCAGCATTCCTATTCATGATACGACCAGCGGGTTTCGCGTCTGGCGGACGGAATCTCTAATGGATATGGATATTGATCGCGTGCAGTCTAATGGGTATGTCTTCGGCGTTGAGATGATTTATGCTGCCTACCGTATGGGCTATCGCATTGGTGAATCGCCTATTTACTTCCCAGATCGCCAGTATGGTAACAGCAAAATGAGCAGTTCCATCGCGATAGAAGCGGCTCTGCGCGTGTGGCAAATTTTATTCCGCTACCGCCGCCTGACCCCCGCCATGCGCAAAAAACGTTTTGCACCCCCAGTTAGCGAGACAGGCCTTTAA
- a CDS encoding aldo/keto reductase — MKIRQLGNSDMDITRIGLGAWAIGGDSWGPQDDKDSIETIHKALDAGMNWIDTAAIYGQGHSETVVGQALKSTSHQPYVFTKCSLIWDEDGNVDRSLKADSLRREVEASLSRLQIDVIDLYQIHWPNPDAEIEEGWETLAKLKEEGKVRYIGVSNFSVAQMERAMAIAPITSLQPPYSAVRPDVAEEILPFCGSNNIGTIVYSPMQAGLLTGKMTRERLENMPEGDWRKNNAEFQEPKLSKNLAIADTMVEIAQKHDVPTPAIAIAWVLSNPNVTAAIVGARRPSQIDGIIGGSDVELDEDDLAAIEEAMG, encoded by the coding sequence ATGAAAATACGGCAACTTGGTAACAGTGACATGGACATCACGCGCATCGGCCTGGGGGCCTGGGCAATCGGCGGCGACAGTTGGGGCCCGCAAGACGACAAGGATTCGATTGAGACGATCCATAAAGCGCTTGATGCAGGTATGAACTGGATCGACACAGCGGCCATCTATGGTCAGGGCCACTCAGAAACGGTTGTCGGCCAGGCCCTCAAGAGCACATCCCATCAGCCCTATGTTTTTACAAAATGTTCGCTCATCTGGGATGAGGATGGCAATGTCGACCGCTCGCTTAAAGCGGATTCTCTCCGGCGCGAAGTTGAAGCCAGCCTCAGCCGCTTACAAATTGATGTGATTGACCTGTATCAGATCCACTGGCCGAACCCGGATGCAGAAATCGAAGAAGGTTGGGAGACGCTGGCAAAGCTCAAAGAAGAAGGCAAAGTTCGCTATATCGGCGTGTCGAACTTCAGCGTCGCACAGATGGAACGTGCTATGGCTATTGCGCCGATCACCTCGTTACAGCCGCCCTATTCAGCTGTGCGCCCAGATGTTGCAGAAGAAATCCTGCCATTCTGTGGGTCGAATAACATCGGCACGATTGTCTATTCCCCCATGCAGGCTGGCCTGCTAACGGGCAAGATGACGCGCGAGCGCCTGGAGAATATGCCCGAGGGCGACTGGCGCAAGAACAATGCAGAATTCCAGGAGCCAAAGCTGAGCAAAAATCTCGCGATTGCGGATACGATGGTCGAGATCGCCCAGAAGCACGATGTGCCTACACCCGCAATTGCCATTGCCTGGGTGCTGAGCAATCCCAATGTCACAGCCGCTATCGTCGGGGCGCGCCGTCCCTCGCAGATTGATGGCATCATCGGCGGGAGCGATGTGGAGCTGGATGAAGACGATCTCGCAGCTATTGAAGAAGCCATGGGTTAG
- a CDS encoding FHA domain-containing protein, with protein sequence MQGNDSYRLVVRRGPQPNQVYELSKEVMNLGRDITNDIVINDREVSRHHLRFTHGTSGYTIEDSGSTNGTFVNGKRITGATPLKNGDMIGLGETVTLGYELTRPEGAGGVSDAASGATMPSASGQPPQQSYQPPQRPAGDEAYRPPQQQQQPSNPYQAPQQSYQQPQQPSYQQPQEPSYAQAPYQDAYQQDPYQQGYQQPGEQAYYQQPGTYGPPPSGYDYDPYAVRDEEGGGAARWILYGCIGLMVLCCCITILVALAVDTLCLYNSIPFLTDILSAFGLPPTC encoded by the coding sequence ATGCAGGGGAACGACAGCTATCGGCTGGTCGTCCGCAGGGGGCCGCAGCCCAACCAGGTTTATGAACTCAGTAAAGAAGTTATGAACCTGGGGCGCGACATCACCAATGATATTGTCATTAATGACCGTGAAGTCAGCCGTCATCACTTGCGTTTTACGCATGGGACCAGCGGTTATACCATCGAAGACTCCGGCAGTACCAATGGGACCTTCGTCAATGGCAAGCGCATTACCGGGGCGACTCCCCTCAAAAATGGCGATATGATTGGCCTGGGTGAGACAGTCACACTTGGCTATGAATTAACCCGGCCAGAAGGTGCTGGCGGGGTATCAGACGCTGCAAGCGGGGCAACCATGCCCAGCGCCAGCGGGCAGCCGCCGCAGCAATCTTACCAGCCACCGCAGCGGCCTGCAGGTGATGAAGCGTATCGCCCACCCCAGCAGCAACAGCAACCTTCAAATCCATACCAGGCACCTCAGCAGTCTTATCAACAGCCGCAGCAGCCATCCTACCAGCAGCCGCAGGAGCCTTCATACGCTCAGGCGCCCTATCAGGATGCGTATCAGCAGGATCCCTATCAACAAGGCTACCAACAGCCAGGGGAACAAGCATACTATCAGCAACCGGGCACTTATGGCCCACCGCCTTCCGGTTATGATTATGACCCTTATGCTGTGCGGGATGAAGAAGGCGGCGGTGCAGCACGCTGGATCCTCTATGGCTGCATTGGCTTGATGGTCTTGTGCTGCTGTATCACGATCCTGGTTGCACTGGCAGTCGATACGTTGTGCCTCTACAATAGCATTCCATTCCTAACAGATATCCTCAGCGCGTTTGGCTTACCGCCAACCTGTTAA
- the sixA gene encoding phosphohistidine phosphatase SixA — translation MKLYLMRHGQASNMADSDHARPLTQKGEERTKSTAKVLAKLEITPTAIYASPRVRAQQTAAIIAEALNMTVTTQESLNFDFDLKALEKILGEQEDPDHDLILVGHNPSMSDVLQQLTGVNTNMKTGAIACIEVDLEILRASMLHWLVTPKIFGAIIEDDLD, via the coding sequence ATGAAACTCTATTTAATGCGGCATGGTCAGGCCAGCAATATGGCTGATAGCGACCATGCGCGACCGCTCACCCAAAAGGGTGAAGAACGCACAAAAAGTACCGCCAAGGTGCTGGCTAAATTAGAAATCACCCCGACCGCAATCTATGCAAGCCCGCGTGTGCGTGCTCAACAAACAGCGGCCATCATTGCAGAAGCATTGAATATGACTGTGACCACGCAGGAAAGCCTGAACTTCGACTTTGACCTGAAGGCCCTGGAAAAAATCCTCGGTGAGCAAGAAGACCCTGACCATGATCTCATCCTGGTGGGCCATAACCCCAGCATGAGCGATGTACTCCAACAACTGACAGGGGTCAATACCAACATGAAAACAGGGGCGATTGCCTGCATCGAAGTCGACCTGGAGATTTTGCGAGCCAGTATGCTCCACTGGCTGGTCACGCCGAAGATATTCGGCGCCATCATTGAGGATGATCTCGACTAA